Proteins encoded within one genomic window of Streptomyces sp. NBC_01314:
- a CDS encoding xanthine dehydrogenase family protein molybdopterin-binding subunit — MSPQPQAAVGAPLSRVDGRLKVTGQATYAAEHEVDGVVHAVIVDASIGRGRVTGVDADAALAHPEVLRVIHHRNAPTLPYRDNPGSNNLPGRKLRVFQDDRVLFHGQPVAVVVATTLEAAQHGASLVKVEYDAEDPSTDLHEAEPGPPDNYARGDVEAGLRDAAVRLDLTYQLARNHHNPMEPHATIARWDGNRLTVWDKSQWVAGGTQTELSTVFDVPLDSVRVINPFVGGAFGSGLRCWPHTVVAALAARETARPVKLVLTRRQMYFGTGFRPSYDYRLSLGGDRNGRLVAADHRIEAETSSYETFTEAVMSPGQMLYSTPGVRQAYRTVPLDVNSPIWMRGPGAATGVYAVESAMDELAHELGMDPIELRRRNEPAQDPSNNTPFSTRRLLECYTVGAREFGWQRRNQKPRSRRDGDWLIGMGMAAGVYHTAVAPAQSRARLNADGTAVVESATSDMGPGTYTAQTQVAADALGLAVRAVTYRLGDSLYPQTPPHGGSMTMASVGSATLDVCNQLRRQAIRLAVEDEESPLYGVPADEVVVRGARLHVQGNPARGETYQRLLTRNNRDRLEASTSFSPPQGERRSISAYSAVFAEVAVDSTLGLVRVRRMLAVYDAGRIISPKLADSQALGGMVGGIGAALLEHTATDHRDGRIVNANLADYLVPVNADVPDLRAIYLDGEDYDADPLGVKGLAELVIVGVAPAIGNAVFNATGRRVREIPITAEALL, encoded by the coding sequence GCCGGCTGAAAGTCACCGGCCAGGCGACGTACGCCGCCGAGCACGAGGTCGACGGAGTGGTGCACGCCGTCATCGTGGACGCGAGCATCGGTCGCGGCCGTGTCACGGGCGTCGACGCGGATGCCGCGCTCGCCCACCCGGAGGTGCTGCGGGTGATCCATCACCGCAACGCGCCGACGCTGCCGTACCGCGACAATCCGGGGTCGAACAATCTGCCCGGCCGCAAGTTGCGTGTGTTCCAGGACGACCGGGTGCTCTTCCACGGCCAGCCGGTCGCCGTCGTGGTGGCCACCACCCTGGAGGCCGCGCAGCACGGCGCGAGCCTGGTCAAGGTCGAGTACGACGCCGAAGACCCCTCGACCGACCTGCACGAGGCCGAGCCGGGCCCACCGGACAACTACGCGCGCGGCGACGTGGAAGCCGGGCTGCGGGACGCGGCCGTACGGCTGGACCTGACGTACCAGCTGGCGCGCAATCATCACAACCCGATGGAGCCGCACGCCACCATCGCCCGCTGGGACGGCAACCGGCTCACCGTGTGGGACAAGAGCCAGTGGGTGGCGGGCGGCACTCAGACGGAGCTCTCCACGGTGTTCGATGTGCCGCTGGACTCCGTGCGCGTCATCAACCCCTTCGTCGGGGGCGCATTCGGCAGCGGGCTGCGCTGCTGGCCGCACACCGTGGTCGCCGCGCTGGCCGCCCGGGAGACCGCCCGTCCGGTCAAGCTGGTTCTGACCCGCAGGCAGATGTACTTCGGCACCGGCTTCCGGCCCTCCTACGACTACCGGCTGAGCCTCGGCGGCGACCGGAACGGCCGCCTGGTCGCCGCGGACCACCGCATCGAGGCGGAGACCTCGTCGTACGAGACGTTCACCGAGGCAGTCATGTCGCCCGGCCAGATGCTCTACAGCACGCCCGGCGTCCGCCAGGCGTATCGGACGGTGCCGCTGGATGTGAACAGCCCGATCTGGATGCGTGGTCCCGGTGCTGCCACGGGGGTCTACGCCGTGGAGTCGGCCATGGACGAACTCGCCCATGAGCTCGGCATGGATCCGATCGAACTGCGCCGGCGCAACGAGCCGGCCCAGGATCCGTCGAACAACACGCCGTTCTCCACGCGCCGGCTGCTCGAGTGCTACACGGTCGGTGCCCGCGAGTTCGGCTGGCAGCGGCGCAACCAGAAGCCACGCTCAAGGCGTGATGGCGACTGGCTGATCGGCATGGGCATGGCCGCGGGTGTCTACCACACCGCGGTTGCCCCGGCCCAGTCCCGGGCCCGCCTGAACGCCGACGGCACGGCGGTGGTCGAGTCCGCCACCAGCGACATGGGCCCGGGAACCTACACCGCCCAGACCCAGGTCGCCGCCGACGCGCTGGGGCTCGCCGTGCGCGCGGTCACCTACCGGCTCGGCGACTCCCTGTATCCGCAGACTCCGCCGCACGGCGGCTCGATGACCATGGCCAGCGTCGGCTCCGCCACCCTCGATGTCTGCAACCAGCTGCGTCGGCAGGCGATCCGACTGGCTGTCGAGGATGAGGAATCGCCACTGTACGGGGTGCCGGCCGACGAGGTTGTGGTCCGGGGCGCCCGACTGCATGTGCAGGGCAATCCGGCACGCGGTGAGACGTACCAGCGGCTGCTGACCCGCAACAACCGCGACCGCCTCGAAGCAAGCACGTCTTTCTCCCCGCCGCAGGGGGAGAGGCGCTCCATCAGCGCCTACAGCGCTGTGTTCGCCGAGGTTGCGGTGGATTCGACGCTGGGCCTGGTGCGGGTGCGGCGGATGCTCGCCGTGTACGACGCGGGCCGCATCATCAGCCCCAAGCTGGCGGACAGCCAGGCCCTCGGCGGCATGGTGGGCGGCATCGGCGCGGCCCTGCTGGAGCACACTGCCACCGACCACCGCGACGGCCGGATCGTCAACGCCAACCTCGCCGACTACCTGGTCCCGGTCAACGCCGACGTCCCCGATCTCCGGGCGATCTACCTCGACGGGGAGGACTACGACGCCGACCCCCTCGGTGTGAAGGGCCTCGCCGAACTCGTGATCGTCGGCGTGGCGCCCGCCATCGGCAACGCGGTCTTCAACGCCACCGGCCGCCGCGTCCGCGAAATCCCCATCACGGCAGAGGCGTTGCTCTGA